In Vibrio hippocampi, the following are encoded in one genomic region:
- a CDS encoding LysR family transcriptional regulator encodes MDWIQNINTYIKVVEEGSFNGAARRLNTTSSAVSKRIHWLEERIGVQLLKRTTRSVTQTEAGALFYERSKDSLDRFQSIIDETRSVSQSPAGLLKIGATIAVGSKFLVQYLEQFLKLYPDIRVQLITTVPGQIPNSNLDVFISRELETMNSLSMKQTPLFEQKIGFYASDSYLAQHGEPKTIEELKQHNVLIWGERPQREYKISKTQRVMLSGNFATTNPEALYSAAKSGMGILISNDIMIKQEIKSGELKRILPELHAQDTTVYAYYPNLDYEHTRTKLFLDFIKAKIEELGELGARS; translated from the coding sequence ATGGACTGGATACAAAATATCAACACCTATATTAAAGTGGTCGAAGAGGGGAGTTTTAATGGTGCGGCAAGGCGTTTAAATACCACCAGTTCTGCGGTAAGCAAACGCATTCACTGGTTAGAAGAACGAATTGGGGTGCAGTTGCTAAAGCGCACAACGCGCTCAGTCACTCAAACCGAGGCAGGAGCACTGTTCTATGAACGGTCAAAAGATTCGCTCGACCGCTTTCAATCCATCATTGACGAAACACGATCAGTCAGTCAATCGCCAGCAGGCTTGTTAAAAATTGGCGCGACTATCGCAGTGGGTTCCAAGTTTTTGGTTCAATATCTGGAACAGTTTCTCAAGCTGTATCCCGATATTCGGGTGCAATTGATCACGACCGTGCCGGGTCAAATACCGAATAGTAATCTCGATGTTTTTATCAGTCGCGAACTGGAAACGATGAACAGTCTAAGCATGAAGCAGACTCCCCTGTTTGAGCAGAAAATCGGTTTCTATGCCTCTGATAGTTATCTCGCACAACATGGCGAACCCAAAACCATTGAAGAATTAAAACAACACAATGTTCTGATTTGGGGTGAGCGTCCACAGCGTGAATATAAGATCTCTAAAACTCAACGTGTGATGTTATCCGGCAACTTTGCAACGACTAACCCTGAAGCACTGTACTCCGCAGCAAAAAGCGGTATGGGCATTCTTATCAGCAATGACATCATGATTAAACAAGAGATTAAATCCGGCGAGCTAAAACGAATTTTGCCGGAACTGCATGCTCAAGACACCACGGTGTATGCGTATTATCCCAATCTGGATTACGAACATACTCGAACCAAGCTGTTTCTGGATTTTATTAAGGCAAAGATTGAAGAATTAGGGGAGCTAGGAGCTAGGAGCTAG
- a CDS encoding chondroitinase-B domain-containing protein, which yields MKAKYFVLSALTLAIMGCGSDSDSDSGSNLVTISGFDGYFKNAVVFDDSNDNGALDVGDETIFGLTDSSGQLSIEQDSDIRLALQTLTAGGSVQSALISHDSSTYAGVYTVDMDHADQPMAHEVVFRAPSSSQVISPITDLIVLEMEAGATQEEAEQAVVAVLGDLVSGSDDLYEDYISGEAQNTQLHKTAQILTESKIANPETYESKSTEFAEAAGDVVEDLTDEQITDPDYKPVIEDSGQVGEALDPTTVVNHKLVLDATEVGAVQADLDALTIETEVDFETSNIDIADLYSDLDVTQVQIELDDETDVSSLGLAVSVDSDTNTLVVSQASDLVAGTATIVLSAEDVDSSGKVRATLKSEFEVMVTESEEPTDPTDPTDPTDPTDPTDPTDPTDPTDPTDPTDPTDPTDPTDPTDPTDPTDPTDPTDPTDPTDPTDPTGPNKDLAAELLPAGILTVPEVVCTEVYTSTSDLEDAVSDDMVAGTTACLADGEYQDLEIKFGGNGTEEAPIKVAAENPGKAIIKGDAQISMGGSYVQLQGLVFDGGNSSSSNLIATRFGTGNLCHNCRITEIAVLNVDADEGITSDDSSSGEWLNIYGKNIWIDHSIFSGKTTASPMLSFVRWADDEWTEEAQIAELAQGIVVYKNYIANRAPAEGQMYATSSDNNYEAIRTGLSFTHHYPGDSMIIGNLFENIQGEAEVISNKAANNNISFNTIRNSYGSLTTRHGGSAVISNNFIIGDDYPLSGGIRLVDGDHTVTNNYIEGARYKDTTHHGGIVLMGSDGAGDGDNGYQQFENVHVAHNTIVDSVNSLNIDGGSKSDKPENVYLANNIIDAAIGPVITEAERGLPENSYITGNIVYGQAFSDDDAVALGTSGFEFASAALVKGDDGLYRASNDSPNLDANSSYEKGDFDVVEIDMDGNLRSETTTVGADETVDADNLYQPLSYEDVGPTSYAIDKPTAIMQEETIVNPSFDNGLEDWSYGSVTLVSGDEAFSRDASIKVTAGGSATQTIALDANTRYAVSAFVKGLYNVSVGDLATLQGQADSSDYTWVSKEFTTDSTTSALLTLTLPETVEQFANIADPQLGLWRKNSGSSDVWDTYEGSDAGLGDVGSSGDSAFTDSEGSSGSARIRFRADQTSYPHDFQSKPGISQVVEGLPQDTEMTYALYYCDNKGDDSLSTLHFGVREVDTGTIIADAREHRKDLDDAPEGSVKDCFKQVSMTFDSASYSSVEIFALLEIDSSLSDAELYAHEQYMDDDLEVRVDEFSLSYQGEPGDDSEGYLDDIRLIKRIDQ from the coding sequence GTGAAAGCTAAGTATTTTGTGTTATCCGCACTGACATTAGCGATAATGGGTTGCGGCAGTGATTCAGACTCAGATTCTGGATCGAATTTAGTAACGATTAGCGGATTTGATGGTTATTTTAAAAATGCCGTTGTATTCGACGACTCAAATGACAATGGTGCACTAGACGTAGGTGATGAAACAATATTTGGCTTGACCGATTCAAGTGGTCAGTTATCGATAGAGCAAGATTCCGACATTCGCTTAGCTTTACAAACATTGACCGCTGGTGGCTCAGTGCAAAGTGCTCTGATTAGTCATGATTCTTCCACATATGCGGGTGTTTACACCGTTGATATGGATCATGCCGATCAACCCATGGCCCATGAGGTTGTGTTTAGAGCGCCATCGAGTTCACAGGTCATTTCGCCAATTACCGATCTTATTGTTCTAGAAATGGAAGCAGGTGCAACGCAAGAAGAGGCCGAGCAAGCCGTCGTTGCGGTATTAGGTGACTTAGTTTCCGGTTCGGATGACTTATATGAGGACTACATTTCGGGTGAGGCACAAAATACTCAACTGCACAAAACAGCCCAGATACTGACCGAATCGAAGATCGCAAACCCTGAAACTTATGAGAGCAAGTCTACTGAATTTGCCGAGGCGGCAGGAGATGTTGTTGAGGACTTAACCGACGAGCAGATAACTGATCCGGATTATAAACCAGTGATTGAAGATAGCGGACAGGTTGGTGAGGCACTTGATCCGACAACCGTGGTCAATCATAAACTCGTCCTAGATGCGACCGAAGTCGGTGCAGTACAAGCGGACCTAGATGCTTTAACGATTGAGACCGAAGTTGATTTTGAGACCAGCAACATTGATATCGCAGACTTATACAGTGATTTGGATGTAACTCAGGTGCAAATTGAGCTAGACGATGAGACTGATGTCAGTAGTTTGGGTCTGGCAGTGAGTGTTGATAGCGACACCAATACGCTCGTGGTTTCTCAAGCATCCGATCTCGTCGCTGGTACAGCCACAATTGTACTGAGTGCTGAAGACGTAGACAGTAGCGGCAAAGTGCGCGCTACTTTGAAGAGCGAATTTGAGGTCATGGTTACGGAAAGCGAAGAGCCAACCGATCCGACAGACCCAACCGATCCGACGGACCCAACTGACCCGACGGACCCAACTGATCCGACGGACCCAACTGATCCGACGGACCCAACTGATCCGACGGACCCAACTGATCCGACGGACCCAACTGATCCGACGGACCCAACCGATCCGACGGACCCAACTGATCCGACAGACCCAACCGATCCAACAGACCCAACGGGTCCCAATAAAGACCTAGCCGCCGAGTTACTTCCTGCTGGTATTTTGACTGTGCCAGAGGTCGTGTGTACGGAAGTCTATACTTCAACCTCGGATCTTGAGGACGCTGTCTCTGACGATATGGTCGCGGGTACAACAGCGTGCCTAGCTGATGGTGAATATCAAGACCTAGAAATTAAATTCGGTGGTAATGGTACGGAAGAGGCTCCAATTAAGGTAGCCGCAGAGAATCCGGGTAAAGCTATCATTAAAGGTGATGCGCAAATCTCAATGGGTGGTAGCTATGTTCAGCTTCAAGGTTTAGTGTTTGATGGCGGTAATAGCTCAAGCAGCAACCTTATTGCGACGCGCTTTGGGACGGGTAATCTGTGCCATAACTGTCGTATCACAGAGATTGCGGTACTTAATGTTGATGCGGATGAAGGCATTACTTCTGATGATTCATCATCAGGCGAGTGGTTGAATATCTATGGTAAAAATATCTGGATTGACCACAGTATCTTTAGTGGAAAAACCACCGCATCCCCAATGCTCTCGTTCGTACGCTGGGCTGATGATGAGTGGACAGAAGAGGCGCAAATTGCTGAGTTGGCTCAGGGTATTGTGGTATACAAAAACTATATCGCTAACCGTGCCCCAGCGGAAGGTCAGATGTATGCAACAAGCAGTGATAACAACTATGAAGCGATTCGAACGGGTTTGAGTTTCACTCATCACTATCCGGGTGATTCGATGATTATTGGTAACCTGTTTGAGAATATCCAAGGCGAAGCCGAAGTGATTTCCAATAAGGCAGCCAATAATAACATTAGCTTCAATACTATTCGTAATAGCTATGGCTCACTGACGACTCGTCATGGTGGCTCAGCGGTGATCAGCAATAACTTTATTATTGGTGATGACTATCCATTGTCTGGTGGTATTCGTTTGGTTGATGGCGATCACACAGTGACCAACAACTATATCGAAGGCGCTCGCTACAAGGATACGACCCATCATGGCGGTATTGTTTTGATGGGCTCGGATGGTGCAGGTGATGGTGATAATGGTTATCAGCAATTTGAAAATGTGCATGTTGCTCATAACACCATTGTCGATAGTGTTAACAGCTTAAACATCGATGGTGGTAGTAAGTCTGATAAACCAGAAAACGTCTATCTAGCCAATAACATCATTGATGCAGCGATTGGTCCGGTCATTACTGAAGCGGAGCGAGGTCTGCCGGAAAACTCCTATATTACGGGCAACATTGTTTATGGTCAGGCGTTCTCTGATGATGATGCTGTTGCACTAGGAACCTCTGGATTCGAATTTGCTTCAGCGGCTTTAGTCAAAGGTGACGATGGCTTGTATCGTGCATCGAACGATTCACCAAACCTGGATGCGAACAGTAGCTATGAGAAAGGTGACTTTGACGTCGTTGAGATTGATATGGACGGCAACCTTCGTTCGGAAACGACGACAGTAGGTGCTGATGAAACGGTGGATGCAGATAATCTGTATCAACCTCTTAGCTATGAAGATGTTGGTCCAACGAGTTACGCCATCGACAAGCCAACGGCCATCATGCAAGAAGAGACGATTGTTAACCCAAGCTTTGACAATGGTCTAGAAGACTGGAGTTATGGCAGTGTGACTTTGGTTTCTGGGGATGAAGCTTTCTCTCGTGACGCTAGCATCAAAGTGACCGCGGGTGGCAGTGCAACTCAGACCATTGCTCTAGACGCTAATACTCGCTATGCGGTGTCAGCGTTTGTCAAAGGACTCTACAATGTTTCTGTTGGTGATTTAGCTACCCTGCAAGGGCAGGCGGACAGCAGTGATTATACCTGGGTTAGCAAGGAGTTCACTACGGATAGTACAACGTCGGCACTATTGACGTTGACGCTACCAGAAACTGTCGAACAATTTGCAAATATTGCCGATCCTCAACTTGGTCTATGGCGTAAGAACAGTGGTAGTTCTGACGTTTGGGATACCTATGAAGGTAGTGATGCTGGTTTAGGTGATGTTGGTAGTTCAGGCGATAGCGCATTTACCGATAGTGAAGGCTCTAGTGGTTCAGCGCGTATCCGATTTAGGGCTGACCAAACGAGCTATCCTCATGATTTCCAGTCGAAACCGGGTATTAGCCAAGTCGTAGAAGGCTTACCGCAAGATACAGAAATGACCTACGCTCTCTATTATTGTGACAACAAAGGGGATGATTCATTAAGCACGCTGCATTTTGGTGTAAGGGAAGTGGACACTGGTACTATCATTGCGGACGCAAGAGAGCATAGAAAAGATCTCGATGATGCGCCTGAGGGTTCAGTGAAAGATTGCTTTAAGCAAGTGAGTATGACCTTCGATAGTGCGAGTTATTCATCGGTAGAGATCTTTGCGCTACTTGAGATTGATAGCTCGCTAAGTGATGCAGAACTTTATGCCCATGAGCAATACATGGATGACGACCTAGAAGTTCGAGTTGATGAATTCAGCTTAAGTTATCAAGGCGAACCGGGCGACGACTCTGAAGGTTATCTAGACGATATTCGTTTAATCAAGCGTATCGACCAATAA
- a CDS encoding response regulator, with amino-acid sequence MLVDDHPLMRRGIGQLLNFEDDFDVVGEASNGAEAIALAKEKQPDLILLDLNMKGMSGLDTLKALREDDFDGHIVILTVSDIPADIEALVKAGADGYLLKDTEPDDIIALLQQLASGNKVFSRAVAKYLEERANSDDVFTTLTERESQILQEVAKGFRNKQIADRLFISESTVKVHMKSLLRKLQVPSRTAATILYLERFGEIK; translated from the coding sequence ATGTTGGTGGATGACCACCCATTGATGCGTCGTGGCATCGGACAACTTCTCAATTTCGAAGACGATTTTGATGTCGTTGGCGAAGCCAGCAATGGTGCAGAGGCGATCGCGTTGGCGAAAGAAAAACAGCCTGACCTTATTTTGCTTGATCTCAATATGAAAGGCATGTCTGGCTTAGACACACTAAAAGCATTACGTGAAGATGATTTTGATGGTCATATTGTGATATTAACGGTATCTGATATTCCCGCTGATATTGAAGCGCTGGTAAAAGCCGGTGCTGATGGTTATCTATTAAAGGATACCGAGCCGGATGACATTATTGCGTTACTGCAGCAGTTAGCTTCTGGTAACAAGGTATTTAGCCGAGCAGTAGCAAAGTACCTGGAAGAACGCGCAAACTCTGACGATGTGTTTACAACATTGACGGAAAGAGAAAGCCAAATACTGCAAGAGGTAGCGAAAGGATTTCGCAACAAACAAATCGCCGACAGACTCTTTATATCAGAATCAACCGTCAAGGTTCATATGAAGAGCCTGTTACGAAAACTGCAAGTTCCGTCAAGAACCGCGGCGACAATACTGTATCTAGAACGATTTGGTGAAATAAAATAA
- the narQ gene encoding nitrate/nitrite two-component system sensor histidine kinase NarQ: protein MNRANKSVTGVIAKAMIAILLLSLATTNFAIVTLASSLNDAEAVNISGSMRMQSYRLAYDLQADSPLFPEHVAQFEQSLHSPSMRALQSWDVPDTIGRDYAGLIERWQQLKVLLQSDNRADYLYVVADFVDRIDHFVLKLQEHSENKLMRLAWAGGIGLGGILIVAVYVVLFVRKQIVKPLGQLIVASEQIKNRSFDVNVDIRSHNELGILARAFSNMAHDLGKLYRGLEQAVDEKTHKLQHAHQSLQVLYQSSQELTGTRISHENFRAIVTYISSVEGITAVELQVDEVEGRPWVATEGEFSGGQERTKYLHLDGDALGHLRYQFAPPIPDEKLMDNFVQILSRAVYYNKAQRQTERIILMEERATIARELHDSLAQSLSYLKIQVTLLNRSIQKELTQTQNSRSVTVLEDLRQGLDDAYTQLRELLTTFRLSIKEGTFGEAITEMLQQINEQTDVLIKLENNISSLELGANEQVHLLQVIREAVLNAVKHAQAQTISVYCVEDEQGAVTVKVTDDGIGFDKNTEKLNHYGMSIMQERAARLNADLSINSAADHGCEVTLSFHRIKEPLSEPV, encoded by the coding sequence ATGAACAGAGCCAATAAGTCAGTCACAGGCGTGATCGCAAAAGCCATGATAGCGATATTGCTGCTGTCATTGGCCACCACAAACTTTGCAATCGTGACATTGGCTTCCAGTCTTAATGATGCAGAAGCTGTGAATATTTCTGGTTCAATGCGTATGCAAAGCTATCGACTTGCTTATGACTTGCAAGCTGACTCGCCGCTATTTCCCGAACATGTTGCTCAGTTTGAACAGTCATTACACTCACCCTCTATGCGAGCTTTACAGTCTTGGGATGTCCCCGACACCATTGGTCGTGATTACGCTGGGCTGATAGAGCGTTGGCAACAGCTCAAGGTATTACTGCAAAGCGATAATAGAGCAGACTATCTTTATGTGGTTGCTGATTTTGTCGACCGTATTGACCACTTCGTCTTAAAGCTACAGGAGCATTCAGAAAATAAGTTGATGCGCTTGGCTTGGGCGGGTGGCATTGGGTTAGGCGGTATTTTAATTGTTGCTGTCTATGTGGTTTTGTTTGTACGCAAACAGATCGTTAAGCCTCTGGGGCAGTTAATTGTTGCCAGTGAGCAGATCAAAAATCGTTCTTTTGATGTCAACGTTGATATTCGCTCTCACAACGAGTTGGGTATACTCGCGCGCGCCTTCAGCAATATGGCTCATGATCTGGGTAAGCTGTATCGAGGGTTGGAGCAAGCCGTGGACGAAAAAACCCATAAACTGCAACACGCACACCAATCGTTGCAAGTGCTTTATCAGTCTTCACAAGAGTTGACGGGAACTCGCATTTCACATGAGAACTTCCGGGCTATCGTCACTTATATCTCCAGCGTTGAGGGCATCACGGCCGTCGAGCTGCAAGTGGATGAGGTTGAAGGAAGACCATGGGTTGCTACCGAGGGCGAATTTAGCGGGGGTCAAGAGCGAACCAAGTATTTGCACCTCGATGGCGACGCGCTTGGGCATCTGCGCTATCAGTTTGCCCCGCCTATACCCGACGAAAAGCTGATGGACAACTTTGTGCAGATTTTATCTCGCGCGGTGTATTACAATAAAGCACAAAGGCAGACGGAGCGGATTATCCTGATGGAAGAGAGGGCAACGATTGCCAGAGAGTTGCATGATTCATTGGCGCAATCTCTTTCCTATCTCAAAATTCAAGTGACGCTGCTTAATCGCTCGATTCAAAAAGAACTTACTCAGACGCAAAATAGTCGCTCTGTGACGGTTTTGGAAGATTTGCGGCAAGGCTTGGATGACGCTTATACCCAACTAAGAGAGCTTTTAACCACCTTTAGGTTGTCGATTAAAGAGGGTACATTTGGTGAAGCGATCACTGAGATGTTGCAACAAATTAATGAACAAACCGACGTGCTCATCAAGTTAGAAAATAATATTTCTTCTCTTGAACTCGGTGCAAACGAGCAAGTTCATTTACTACAAGTGATACGTGAAGCGGTGTTAAACGCTGTAAAACATGCGCAAGCACAGACTATTTCGGTCTACTGTGTTGAAGATGAGCAGGGAGCAGTCACCGTAAAAGTGACCGATGATGGCATTGGATTTGACAAAAATACCGAGAAATTAAATCACTATGGCATGAGTATAATGCAAGAGAGAGCTGCTAGGCTTAATGCAGACTTGTCGATTAATTCGGCTGCAGATCATGGCTGTGAAGTGACGCTAAGTTTCCACAGAATTAAGGAGCCCCTGAGTGAACCAGTATAG
- the napF gene encoding ferredoxin-type protein NapF → MVDVSRRVFFTRKSINYNMVRLPWIKEAQRFTELCTRCGQCEQACETQIIVKGDGGFPQVDFSLDECTFCYKCAEICPEPIFSSEQQPAWDAKAQISDTCLATQNIECRSCGDSCEPMAIRFQLRAGGVAQPQLELESCNGCGACVSTCPSNSISVSNE, encoded by the coding sequence ATGGTAGACGTTTCGAGACGTGTTTTTTTTACCCGAAAGTCTATAAATTACAATATGGTAAGGCTTCCATGGATCAAGGAAGCCCAGCGGTTTACTGAGCTCTGTACCCGATGTGGTCAATGTGAACAAGCCTGTGAAACGCAAATCATCGTCAAGGGAGATGGCGGCTTTCCTCAAGTGGATTTCAGCCTTGACGAATGCACCTTCTGCTACAAGTGTGCAGAAATATGTCCAGAACCTATATTTAGTAGTGAACAACAACCTGCATGGGATGCGAAAGCGCAAATTTCAGACACCTGCCTTGCCACTCAGAACATCGAGTGCCGGAGCTGTGGTGATAGTTGCGAGCCAATGGCGATACGCTTTCAACTTCGTGCGGGCGGGGTTGCCCAACCCCAACTTGAGCTTGAGTCTTGCAATGGCTGTGGTGCGTGTGTCTCTACATGCCCAAGCAACTCGATCTCGGTGAGCAATGAATAA
- a CDS encoding chaperone NapD → MSLNEVHISSLIVHCKADRLAAVKAEIETFDNAEIYGESEEGKIVVVLETENQGFVTDTIDAINQLPDVLNAALVFHQIEANLEDDEQNITGNNQSHIEGEV, encoded by the coding sequence ATGTCACTAAATGAAGTGCATATATCGAGTTTGATAGTCCACTGCAAAGCGGATCGTTTAGCAGCGGTTAAGGCAGAAATCGAAACATTTGATAATGCTGAAATCTACGGAGAAAGTGAAGAAGGCAAGATCGTTGTGGTACTGGAAACAGAAAACCAAGGTTTTGTCACTGACACTATCGACGCTATCAACCAACTACCTGACGTCCTTAACGCGGCTTTGGTGTTTCATCAAATCGAAGCAAACCTTGAGGATGACGAACAGAACATCACTGGAAACAACCAATCCCACATAGAGGGTGAAGTATGA